One window of Maridesulfovibrio ferrireducens genomic DNA carries:
- a CDS encoding methyltransferase domain-containing protein: MKKRIRQCFGKAATCYSDAASVQKKVAFQCAQYCPKGHYKKVLDVGSGVGFLFNELEKRITYDNYVSLDLVHPMLMEQKELSVPLLVAADGENIPFKEGQFDLLVSSSAMQWYANPEESIPESFKMLKRGGKFTIAIFVKGTLCELADVSSRTGFGSVKDLKDSKFYIDVLSGISNVRVNFNNQRHEVYFPSVAGFLKNHKMTGAVASSGNISWGKEKYLRFVKEYENLYGGDQGIRVSYEVLFASGEVL, encoded by the coding sequence GTGAAAAAGAGGATTCGACAATGTTTCGGTAAAGCCGCGACCTGTTATAGTGATGCTGCATCTGTTCAAAAGAAGGTTGCTTTTCAATGCGCTCAGTATTGCCCGAAGGGACACTATAAAAAGGTGTTGGATGTCGGTTCGGGGGTAGGTTTTTTATTCAACGAACTGGAAAAACGAATTACATATGATAACTATGTTTCGCTGGATTTAGTTCACCCCATGCTGATGGAACAGAAAGAATTGTCCGTGCCATTATTGGTTGCGGCTGACGGTGAAAATATTCCTTTCAAAGAAGGGCAGTTTGATTTGCTTGTCAGTTCATCCGCAATGCAGTGGTATGCAAATCCTGAAGAATCTATTCCTGAAAGTTTTAAAATGTTGAAACGGGGAGGGAAGTTTACAATTGCGATTTTTGTTAAGGGAACGCTTTGTGAGCTTGCAGATGTCAGTTCAAGAACAGGGTTCGGGTCGGTTAAGGATTTGAAAGATTCTAAATTTTATATAGATGTTCTTTCGGGAATTTCAAATGTCCGGGTAAACTTCAATAACCAGCGGCACGAAGTCTATTTTCCTTCTGTCGCGGGTTTTTTAAAAAATCATAAAATGACTGGAGCAGTGGCTTCAAGCGGGAATATTTCCTGGGGGAAGGAAAAATATTTACGTTTTGTTAAAGAGTATGAAAATTTATATGGTGG